One genomic region from Rosa rugosa chromosome 1, drRosRugo1.1, whole genome shotgun sequence encodes:
- the LOC133725993 gene encoding alpha,alpha-trehalose-phosphate synthase [UDP-forming] 1-like: MENMLNKLQTNPKINEDFDSGVKEFEARWIGWVGVNVPDDIGQRALTKALAEKKCIPVFLDEEIVHQYYNGYCNNILWPLFHYLGLPQEDRLATTRSFQSQFSAYKKANQMFADVVNEHYEEGDVVWCHDYHLLFLPKCLKEYNNKMKVGWFLHTPFPSSEIHRTLPSRSELLRSVLAADLVG; this comes from the exons ATGGAGAATATGTTGAACAAGCTACAGACCAACCCCAAAATCAATGAAGATTTCGACAGTG GTGTAAAGGAGTTTGAGGCAAGGTGGATTGGATGGGTAGGGGTAAATGTGCCAGATGATATTGGACAGAGGGCACTTACTAAAGCTCTAGCTGAAAAG AAGTGTATCCCCGTCTTCCTTGATGAGGAGATTGTTCATCAATATTACAATGGCTATTGCAACAATATTTTGTGGCCCCTTTTCCATTACCTTGGGCTTCCACAAGAAGATCGACTTGCTACCACTCGGAGTTTCCAGTCGCAATTTTCTGCATATAAGAAGGCAAATCAAATGTTTGCAGATGTAGTTAATGAGCACTATGAAGAGGGTGATGTTGTTTGGTGCCATGACTACcatcttctgtttcttccaAAATGCTTGAAGGAATATAACAACAAAATGAAAGTCGGCTGGTTTCTCCACACTCCCTTTCCTTCCTCTGAAATTCATAGGACACTGCCATCACGATCAGAGCTCCTGCGCTCAGTTCTTGCAGCTGATTTAGTTGGGTAA
- the LOC133745369 gene encoding anthocyanidin 3-O-glucosyltransferase 5-like, with amino-acid sequence MEITNQHAALLCSPGMGHINPVLELGKRLVTHQNFTATIFVVPLHTSKVESELLDASAFPRSLDIIELPSPDVSGLVDPDAVVVTRLAEMMRQVRPAFRAALHDMIKFRHRRPTMLIVDLFGTESLPIAEEFGIPKYVYIASNAWFLSVMIYSPTLDDQVKGKFVDLEDPLEIPGCRQLLPELDIVDALLDRSNQQYDEHMLMGRGIPKGDGILINIWEELEPKSLAALRDEKFLGRFANVPVFPIGPLMRPNVSSGLRGDVFDWLDEQPNESVIYVSFGSGGALSYEQMVELAWGLEMSQQRFVWVIRPPIISSADEIFFTAGNHNGENNNLTKYLPKGFLGRTKDIGFVIPLWAPQVDILAHPSVGGFLTHCGWNSTLESITNGVPMIAWPLYAEQRLNATLLTEELGVAVRSKIPPWKNVVEREEIEEMVRKIMEDEEGFALRDRAKNLKFSGAKALEQGGSSYDALSQFTKHADMLVQFANGVDSSSQVP; translated from the coding sequence ATGGAGATCACAAACCAACATGCTGCACTACTCTGCAGCCCAGGTATGGGCCACATCAACCCTGTCCTTGAGCTCGGGAAACGACTCGTCACCCACCAAAATTTCACTGCCACAATCTTCGTCGTCCCATTGCACACTTCCAAGGTCGAATCTGAACTCCTCGACGCATCTGCCTTCCCACGTAGTCTGGACATCATCGAGCTCCCATCACCTGATGTTTCTGGCCTTGTCGACCCCGATGCTGTCGTCGTCACACGCCTCGCAGAAATGATGCGACAAGTACGCCCTGCGTTTCGTGCCGCCTTACACGACATGATCAAGTTTCGTCATCGTCGCCCCACCATGCTCATCGTGGACCTATTCGGCACCGAATCTTTGCCCATTGCCGAGGAGTTTGGGATTCCAAAGTATGTGTACATTGCTTCCAATGCATGGTTCCTTTCTGTAATGATTTATTCTCCAACACTAGATGACCAAGTCAAGGGTAAATTTGTTGACCTCGAAGATCCACTAGAAATTCCTGGATGTAGACAATTATTACCAGAACTTGATATCGTTGACGCTTTGCTGGACCGGAGTAATCAGCAGTACGACGAGCACATGCTGATGGGAAGAGGAATCCCAAAGGGTGATGGAATTTTGATAAACATATGGGAGGAACTAGAGCCCAAGTCCCTAGCAGCACTAAGAGATGAGAAATTCTTGGGCCGTTTTGCGAATGTGCCTGTCTTTCCAATTGGGCCGTTAATGAGGCCCAATGTATCTTCCGGCTTGAGGGGTGATGTGTTTGATTGGCTAGATGAGCAGCCCAATGAATCTGTGATTTACGTGTCCTTTGGAAGCGGTGGGGCCTTGTCGTATGAACAAATGGTCGAGCTAGCTTGGGGTTTGGAGATGAGTCAACAGAGGTTCGTTTGGGTCATTCGGCCGCCTATCATATCATCTGCCGACGAAATATTTTTCACGGCAGGGAATCACAATGGTGAGAACAACAATCTAACTAAATACTTGCCCAAGGGGTTTTTGGGCCGAACCAAGGACATTGGGTTTGTCATCCCTTTGTGGGCTCCACAAGTGGATATCTTGGCCCATCCATCGGTCGGAGGGTTTTTGACACATTGCGGGTGGAACTCAACCCTTGAAAGCATCACCAATGGAGTACCAATGATCGCTTGGCCGCTCTACGCTGAGCAAAGGTTGAATGCTACGTTGTTGACAGAGGAGCTAGGGGTGGCGGTTCGGTCAAAGATACCCCCATGGAAGAATGtggtggagagagaagagatagAGGAAATGGTGAGGAAAATTATGGAGGACGAAGAAGGTTTTGCATTGAGAGATAGAGCCAAGAATCTTAAATTCAGTGGGGCAAAAGCTTTGGAACAAGGTGGTTCGTCTTATGATGCTCTTTCTCAGTTCACTAAACATGCTGACATGTTAGTGCAATTTGCAAATGGTGTTGATTCTTCTTCCCAAGTTCCGTGA